In the Aneurinibacillus soli genome, one interval contains:
- a CDS encoding ABC transporter ATP-binding protein yields MLLANSISLTIGSRHILKGISLEIKRGETLGVMGPNGCGKSTLVKVLSRLLVPNEGEILLDGQALSSYSSKQLARKIAVVSQDGLAPLPLTVSEAVQMGRYPHQRLWKKEIARDEEVVQQVLVRTRLTELACKPLDMLSGGERQRVAIACAMAQEPEVLLLDEPTTYLDIGYQIGILDLLRRWQQETGGAALLVLHDLNLAAQYCDRLMLLKKGGVIGSGSVEEIMEADLLADVYGIRPLVVPHPNLHIPQVLLERT; encoded by the coding sequence ATGCTATTAGCGAACTCGATTTCGCTTACAATTGGAAGTAGGCACATACTTAAGGGGATCAGTCTGGAGATAAAAAGGGGCGAGACACTCGGTGTAATGGGCCCGAATGGTTGTGGGAAATCCACACTCGTTAAAGTGCTATCCCGCCTGCTTGTACCGAATGAAGGGGAGATTCTTCTGGACGGTCAGGCCCTTTCTTCTTATAGTTCGAAGCAGTTGGCGCGCAAGATAGCAGTCGTTAGTCAGGACGGTCTTGCTCCGCTACCGCTGACCGTATCGGAAGCCGTGCAGATGGGGCGGTATCCGCACCAGAGGCTGTGGAAGAAAGAAATAGCCAGGGATGAAGAAGTGGTACAGCAGGTGCTTGTCCGCACCAGGCTTACGGAACTGGCTTGCAAGCCGCTTGATATGCTAAGTGGTGGTGAGCGGCAGCGGGTGGCGATTGCGTGTGCGATGGCGCAGGAGCCTGAAGTACTGTTGCTTGATGAGCCGACGACGTATCTGGATATTGGCTATCAGATCGGGATTCTTGACTTGTTGCGGCGCTGGCAACAGGAGACAGGTGGAGCGGCACTTCTGGTACTGCATGATCTGAATCTGGCGGCTCAATATTGTGATCGACTTATGCTACTGAAGAAGGGTGGCGTGATAGGCAGCGGTTCGGTAGAAGAAATCATGGAGGCAGATTTATTGGCGGATGTGTACGGAATCCGTCCACTGGTTGTGCCACACCCGAATTTACATATTCCGCAGGTGTTGCTTGAGCGGACGTAA
- a CDS encoding phage tail protein, with protein sequence MEAFVGTILPWALDWAPVGWLPCDGRQLNINQYQVLYSLLGIKYGGNGSATFNLPDLRGRVPVGMGQQPGNTNFVIGTSGGAESSTLTINQLPAHNHTFSGTANVSVGAPANTSVPTTNTPAANTSLSVAKDSTGDVANIYNTSAPTMMTATMNVTTTVSGTTAVSGNGQSFTNMQPYQVINYIICVEGLYPPRP encoded by the coding sequence ATGGAAGCTTTTGTTGGGACGATTTTGCCGTGGGCATTGGACTGGGCACCAGTGGGTTGGTTGCCGTGTGATGGTCGACAGTTGAACATCAATCAATATCAAGTGCTGTATTCCTTGCTTGGTATCAAGTACGGTGGCAATGGCAGTGCTACCTTTAATTTGCCGGACTTGCGCGGGCGAGTTCCCGTTGGGATGGGGCAACAACCAGGCAATACCAACTTTGTCATTGGTACTAGCGGAGGTGCTGAGAGTTCAACGCTGACCATCAACCAACTACCGGCGCATAATCATACTTTTTCCGGTACTGCGAATGTAAGCGTAGGGGCGCCTGCGAATACAAGCGTGCCGACGACTAATACGCCTGCTGCGAACACCAGCCTTTCCGTGGCTAAAGATTCAACGGGTGACGTGGCAAACATTTACAACACAAGTGCTCCCACAATGATGACGGCAACGATGAATGTGACGACTACGGTCAGCGGAACTACGGCAGTAAGCGGTAACGGACAATCGTTCACCAACATGCAGCCGTACCAAGTCATCAATTACATCATTTGTGTAGAGGGTCTGTATCCACCGCGCCCATAA
- a CDS encoding amino acid ABC transporter ATP-binding protein: protein MIQVKDLHKYYGSLEVLKGIDCVINEKEVVSVIGPSGSGKSTFLRCLNGLEELTSGQIIVNGHNLADPKVDINQVRMEVGMVFQRFNLFPHKTVLENVMLAPIKVLKKDKEQMRKQAIELLKKVGLADKADIYPDRLSGGQMQRVAIARALAMNPKVMLFDEPTSALDPELVGEVLAVMKELAQEGMTMIVVTHEMGFARDVCDRVIFMDQGIIMEEGRPEDVFTNPKNERTREFLRKVINVPEKA from the coding sequence ATGATTCAAGTGAAAGACTTGCATAAATATTATGGAAGCCTGGAAGTTCTGAAAGGCATTGACTGTGTAATTAACGAGAAGGAAGTAGTCAGTGTCATCGGTCCGTCCGGGTCTGGAAAAAGTACATTTCTGCGCTGTCTGAACGGACTTGAGGAGTTGACAAGCGGGCAGATTATTGTAAATGGGCATAACCTGGCTGATCCAAAAGTAGACATTAACCAGGTACGGATGGAAGTGGGCATGGTATTCCAGCGCTTCAATCTGTTCCCGCACAAGACTGTGCTTGAGAATGTGATGCTCGCACCGATCAAAGTATTAAAGAAAGACAAAGAACAAATGCGTAAACAAGCAATAGAACTGCTCAAAAAGGTAGGACTAGCTGACAAGGCAGACATTTACCCAGATCGTCTGTCGGGCGGCCAGATGCAGCGGGTAGCGATTGCACGGGCGCTTGCGATGAATCCGAAGGTAATGCTGTTTGATGAGCCAACTTCGGCACTGGACCCGGAACTTGTAGGTGAAGTGCTGGCGGTTATGAAAGAGCTTGCCCAGGAAGGCATGACGATGATTGTGGTGACACATGAGATGGGATTTGCTCGTGATGTATGCGACCGTGTGATCTTTATGGATCAGGGCATCATTATGGAGGAAGGCCGACCGGAAGATGTATTTACGAATCCAAAAAATGAACGGACGCGTGAGTTCTTACGTAAAGTAATCAACGTGCCGGAGAAGGCGTAA
- a CDS encoding DUF2797 domain-containing protein — MSEKTIACRGFLRGFTHRYENPIQYLLTLGDDTIVMNEWMGKTVRIAFLERIACISCGRSIKKTYNSGYCYPCFTKLPENDLCIVKPNECHHHLGTCRDPEWGEAHCMIPHYVYLAVSSGVKVGLTRKHNERKRWVDQGAVRAIPIAEVPNRKLAGELEVHLTQFVADKTDWRKMLKGDVTLVDLLAVRDELYAHFPEAFQSYQIAEDEWLDIVYPILEQITKVKAYNLDKQPVIEDELIGIKGQYMIFKGGVLNIRKFSGYEVEMSV, encoded by the coding sequence ATGAGCGAGAAAACAATCGCCTGTCGGGGCTTCCTGCGCGGATTTACGCACCGTTACGAAAATCCGATTCAATATTTGCTCACGCTTGGAGATGATACCATCGTGATGAATGAGTGGATGGGCAAGACGGTGCGCATTGCATTCCTTGAACGGATTGCCTGCATCTCCTGTGGGCGCTCGATTAAGAAGACGTACAACAGCGGGTACTGCTATCCGTGCTTCACGAAGCTGCCAGAGAATGATCTGTGCATTGTGAAGCCGAATGAGTGTCATCATCATCTTGGCACATGCCGCGACCCGGAATGGGGTGAAGCCCATTGTATGATTCCCCATTATGTTTATCTTGCGGTGAGCAGCGGGGTTAAGGTTGGGCTAACCCGTAAGCATAATGAGCGTAAGCGCTGGGTAGATCAGGGGGCAGTGCGAGCAATTCCCATCGCGGAAGTGCCGAATCGTAAGCTGGCAGGCGAGCTTGAGGTCCATCTGACACAGTTCGTGGCGGATAAGACGGACTGGCGGAAGATGCTTAAGGGCGATGTGACACTTGTTGATCTGCTTGCGGTGCGGGACGAGCTATATGCGCATTTTCCAGAAGCGTTCCAATCGTATCAGATCGCGGAAGATGAATGGTTGGACATTGTCTATCCCATACTTGAACAGATTACAAAAGTAAAAGCGTATAATTTGGACAAGCAGCCCGTCATTGAAGATGAACTGATCGGAATAAAAGGGCAGTACATGATTTTTAAGGGAGGCGTATTGAACATACGCAAATTCTCTGGTTATGAAGTAGAGATGAGTGTGTAG
- a CDS encoding arsenate reductase family protein, translated as MSIRYYGYNKCGTCRKAKKWLDENDIAYEDIAIVDAPPAKEELRTYWQQSGLELKKFFNTSGQSYRELGLKDKLKDMSEDDMLDLLASDGKLIKRPLIVGAGKVTVGFKEDDMAKQWT; from the coding sequence ATGAGCATTCGCTATTATGGCTATAATAAGTGCGGCACGTGCCGCAAAGCGAAAAAATGGCTGGATGAAAATGATATAGCATATGAAGACATTGCCATTGTAGATGCGCCACCAGCCAAGGAGGAGCTGCGTACTTACTGGCAGCAGAGCGGACTTGAGCTTAAGAAATTCTTCAACACAAGTGGTCAGTCATACCGTGAGCTTGGTCTGAAAGATAAACTGAAAGACATGTCCGAGGATGACATGCTCGATTTGCTTGCATCTGACGGCAAGTTGATTAAGCGACCGCTTATTGTAGGAGCCGGTAAGGTAACAGTCGGCTTCAAAGAAGATGACATGGCGAAACAGTGGACATAG
- a CDS encoding GNAT family N-acetyltransferase translates to MFEHVVTLRTVEEVDETILLHLFFNSSPDLQNMPIPDDAKSVLVRQQFLAEQYFLKTHFPDADVRVIFLNEQPIGRFNVHRGQEAYRILAIALLPEFRSMGIGRSLLEDILQEAANCRKKVCLQVAWHNGSARALYERLGFEMVEDKGVYCEMQWTP, encoded by the coding sequence ATGTTCGAACACGTAGTAACCTTGCGAACTGTTGAAGAAGTGGATGAGACGATTCTTCTGCATCTTTTTTTCAACAGTAGCCCGGATTTACAGAACATGCCAATCCCGGACGATGCCAAGAGCGTACTCGTTCGACAACAGTTTCTGGCCGAGCAGTATTTTTTAAAGACGCACTTTCCTGATGCTGATGTACGCGTGATCTTTTTGAATGAACAACCCATTGGGAGATTTAATGTGCACAGAGGGCAGGAAGCGTATCGAATTCTAGCGATTGCACTCCTTCCTGAATTCCGCAGCATGGGAATCGGAAGAAGTTTGCTGGAAGACATACTGCAAGAGGCCGCGAACTGCAGGAAAAAGGTGTGTCTGCAAGTCGCCTGGCATAACGGTTCGGCGCGGGCTCTCTATGAGCGATTGGGATTTGAAATGGTTGAAGACAAAGGAGTTTATTGCGAAATGCAATGGACTCCCTGA
- a CDS encoding phage tail protein — protein sequence MDAFIGTILPWSVSWAPRNWLPCDGRELNVNQYQALYSLIGFTYGGNGTTTFNLPDLRGRVPIGMGQQSGNANFVIGTNGGDENSTLTINQLPAHAHTFSGTANVHAGAPANTNAPTTNTPAANTSLSVAKDSTGDVANIYNTNPPTMMTATMNVTTTVIGTTAVSGNGQSFTNMQPYQVINYIICVVGLYPQRP from the coding sequence ATGGACGCTTTTATTGGAACAATTCTGCCATGGTCAGTGAGTTGGGCACCAAGAAATTGGTTGCCGTGTGACGGTCGAGAATTGAACGTCAATCAATATCAAGCGCTGTACTCCTTGATTGGCTTCACGTACGGCGGTAATGGCACGACTACCTTTAATTTGCCGGACTTGCGTGGTCGAGTACCGATTGGAATGGGGCAACAATCAGGCAATGCCAACTTTGTCATTGGTACTAACGGAGGTGATGAGAATTCAACGCTGACCATCAACCAACTGCCGGCGCATGCGCATACTTTTTCCGGTACTGCGAACGTACACGCAGGGGCACCTGCGAATACAAATGCACCGACAACTAATACACCTGCTGCGAACACGAGCCTTTCCGTAGCTAAGGATTCAACGGGTGACGTGGCGAACATTTATAATACAAACCCACCCACGATGATGACAGCTACGATGAATGTGACGACTACAGTCATCGGAACTACGGCAGTAAGCGGTAACGGACAATCGTTCACCAACATGCAGCCGTATCAAGTTATCAATTACATCATTTGTGTAGTTGGTCTGTATCCGCAGCGTCCCTAA
- a CDS encoding peroxiredoxin yields the protein MAERIVGLQAPDFRMETALGDGENFGEVKLSDYKGKWLVMFFYPLDFTFVCPTEITAMSDASEQFKELDTEILAVSTDSKFSHRAWINTSRDENGLGKLNFPIAADLTHKVSRDYGVLIEEQGIALRGLFIIDPEGVLKYSVVHHNDVGRSVDETLRVLQAFQSGGLCPANWRPGQANL from the coding sequence ATGGCAGAACGTATTGTAGGTTTACAGGCTCCTGATTTCCGCATGGAAACAGCTCTCGGTGATGGCGAAAACTTCGGTGAAGTTAAGCTGTCTGATTACAAAGGCAAATGGCTAGTTATGTTCTTCTACCCACTTGATTTCACATTCGTATGCCCAACTGAAATTACAGCGATGAGCGATGCATCTGAGCAGTTCAAAGAGCTCGATACCGAAATTCTTGCTGTATCTACAGACAGCAAATTCTCTCACCGTGCATGGATCAACACATCTCGTGATGAGAATGGTCTTGGCAAGCTGAACTTCCCGATCGCTGCTGACCTTACTCACAAAGTATCCCGTGACTACGGCGTACTGATCGAAGAGCAAGGTATCGCGCTTCGCGGCCTGTTCATCATCGATCCAGAAGGCGTTCTGAAATATTCTGTTGTTCACCACAACGATGTTGGCCGCAGTGTTGACGAAACTCTGCGTGTTCTCCAAGCGTTCCAATCTGGCGGTCTTTGCCCGGCTAACTGGCGTCCAGGCCAAGCTAACCTGTAA
- a CDS encoding FecCD family ABC transporter permease codes for MKRDQLGWGRRLTVWLLPLLCLLVVVVIGSVSVGSADLSIGSVWKIMMSHFMFVGLAEKDWTQAAETIVWEIRMPRIMLAVLVGAGLGAAGTAYQGVLRNPLADPYILGVSSGASVGAAAFILFGGSLSIFGSWTLPFVAFICGLLTLFVVYRLASINGTIQVETLLLSGVVVQAFLGAGLSLLLSMSGEKMQNIVYWMMGSLTLADWESDVVITPYVLGGITVMWLCSRELNILALGEQKAHHLGMNVQRVRFVLLVTASLVAGATVAVSGVIGFVGLIIPHMMRSVAGSDYRVLLPVSAVAGSILLVVADTMARTVLDPQELPIGVITAFLGAPFFAYLLRRRRKNFW; via the coding sequence ATGAAGCGAGATCAACTGGGGTGGGGGAGGCGGCTTACTGTATGGCTGCTTCCCCTTCTTTGTCTGCTTGTTGTGGTGGTGATTGGCAGTGTATCTGTCGGGAGTGCGGATCTGTCTATCGGTTCAGTATGGAAAATTATGATGTCCCATTTTATGTTTGTAGGTTTGGCTGAGAAGGATTGGACACAGGCAGCGGAGACAATCGTATGGGAGATTCGGATGCCGCGCATTATGCTTGCTGTACTGGTCGGGGCCGGGCTGGGCGCTGCGGGAACGGCGTATCAGGGGGTACTGCGCAATCCGCTTGCAGACCCGTACATATTGGGCGTTTCCTCGGGCGCATCAGTTGGAGCGGCGGCGTTTATTCTATTTGGTGGCAGTTTGAGTATATTCGGTTCATGGACCCTTCCGTTTGTGGCATTCATCTGCGGTCTCCTAACCCTGTTTGTCGTCTATCGGCTGGCGAGCATCAATGGGACGATTCAGGTAGAGACATTGCTGCTGTCCGGCGTAGTCGTGCAAGCGTTTCTCGGGGCGGGCCTGTCTCTTCTTCTTTCGATGTCCGGGGAGAAAATGCAGAATATCGTGTACTGGATGATGGGAAGCCTGACACTTGCTGACTGGGAATCTGATGTGGTCATTACTCCGTATGTGCTTGGGGGCATTACGGTTATGTGGCTGTGTTCCCGGGAGTTAAATATTTTGGCACTTGGCGAGCAAAAGGCACATCATCTCGGGATGAATGTGCAGCGAGTCCGATTTGTGTTGTTGGTAACTGCCTCGCTTGTCGCAGGAGCTACGGTAGCAGTATCAGGTGTGATCGGGTTTGTCGGTCTGATCATCCCGCATATGATGCGTTCAGTCGCAGGTTCTGATTATCGGGTTTTGCTCCCAGTATCGGCGGTAGCGGGTTCGATTCTTCTGGTAGTGGCGGATACGATGGCGCGTACTGTGCTTGATCCACAGGAGTTGCCGATCGGCGTCATTACAGCGTTTTTAGGGGCTCCATTTTTTGCGTATTTGCTGCGCAGACGGCGTAAAAACTTCTGGTAA
- a CDS encoding ABC transporter substrate-binding protein: MRANRLIVWMGLAMILFVTACGQAPQSADHTNKKAGAPSQTAGGFPITLQDKSGTDVKIEKKPTRIVSIIPSTTEIAFAVGAGNEIVGVSNYDNYPAEAAKKEKVGDLKVNKEKVVALNPDLVLADSSSGDAVTALRKSGLTVLVTEAKNIDEVYKSIGLIGEATGHTGEADKLVQNMQADVRAVQEKVKAIPDEKKPKVWVEVDPSLFTAGKGTFIDDMVTLAGGKNIAADVEGWKKLSEEKVLERNPDVILNTYGYYDKEATAKILKRPTWQQVKAVQTKRVQALDSDVVTRPGPRITQGLQEVARALHPDLFK; this comes from the coding sequence ATGAGAGCAAATCGATTGATTGTATGGATGGGGCTTGCGATGATACTGTTCGTAACCGCATGCGGACAGGCTCCTCAATCAGCCGACCATACAAATAAAAAGGCGGGAGCGCCTTCGCAAACAGCGGGCGGCTTCCCGATTACGTTACAAGACAAAAGCGGCACAGATGTGAAAATAGAGAAAAAGCCGACACGAATTGTCTCAATCATTCCAAGTACGACAGAGATTGCGTTTGCAGTTGGTGCAGGTAATGAAATTGTTGGGGTATCTAACTATGATAACTATCCAGCAGAAGCCGCCAAAAAGGAAAAAGTCGGCGACTTGAAAGTAAATAAAGAAAAAGTGGTCGCGCTGAATCCGGATCTGGTGCTCGCGGACAGCAGTAGCGGCGACGCTGTTACTGCATTGCGCAAATCCGGACTTACTGTGCTCGTAACAGAAGCAAAAAATATTGACGAAGTATACAAATCGATCGGGCTTATCGGCGAGGCAACAGGACATACCGGAGAGGCAGATAAGCTTGTTCAGAACATGCAGGCAGATGTACGGGCTGTGCAGGAAAAAGTAAAGGCGATTCCAGATGAGAAGAAACCGAAAGTATGGGTGGAAGTAGACCCGTCGCTGTTCACAGCAGGTAAGGGTACGTTTATTGATGATATGGTAACACTTGCGGGCGGCAAGAACATCGCCGCTGATGTAGAAGGCTGGAAGAAGCTATCAGAAGAAAAAGTTCTGGAACGCAATCCGGATGTTATTTTAAATACATATGGGTATTACGATAAAGAAGCGACTGCCAAAATTTTAAAACGCCCAACGTGGCAGCAAGTAAAAGCAGTACAGACCAAGCGAGTACAGGCGCTTGACTCTGATGTCGTAACCCGGCCAGGACCGCGCATTACGCAGGGATTACAAGAAGTCGCCCGCGCTCTGCATCCGGACCTGTTCAAGTAG
- a CDS encoding GNAT family N-acetyltransferase, translating to MFEHVVTLRTVEEVDETILLHLFFNSSSDLQNMPIPDDAKSVLVRQQFLAEQYFLKTHFPDADVCVIFLNEQPIGRLNVHRGQEAYRILAIALLPEFRSMGIGRSLLEDILQEAAKCRKKVCLQVAWHNGLARALYERLGFEMVEDKGVYCEMQWTP from the coding sequence ATGTTTGAACATGTAGTAACCTTGCGAACTGTTGAAGAAGTGGATGAGACGATTCTTCTGCATCTTTTTTTCAACAGTAGCTCGGACTTGCAGAACATGCCAATCCCGGACGATGCCAAGAGCGTACTCGTTCGACAACAGTTCCTGGCCGAGCAATATTTTTTAAAGACGCACTTTCCTGATGCTGATGTATGCGTGATTTTTTTGAATGAACAGCCTATCGGGAGATTGAATGTGCACAGAGGGCAGGAAGCGTATCGAATTCTGGCGATTGCACTCCTTCCTGAATTCCGCAGCATGGGGATCGGAAGAAGTTTGCTAGAAGACATACTGCAAGAGGCTGCGAAATGCAGGAAAAAGGTGTGTCTGCAAGTCGCCTGGCATAACGGTTTGGCGCGGGCTCTCTATGAGCGATTGGGATTTGAAATGGTTGAAGACAAAGGGGTTTATTGCGAAATGCAATGGACTCCCTGA
- a CDS encoding LL-diaminopimelate aminotransferase, giving the protein MTEQWIQPSSRLAGLSSAIFTEMNRRKRAVEASGTHVIDLGIGSPDHPPAPFIMDALARAVQNPANYGYPTSEGSLRFRTTAAKWYKHRFDVELDPEHEVLSLMGSQDGLAHLAQGFIDHGDVVLVPDPGYPIYFASVSLAGGEIYPLPLKEENGFLPDYTQIPAEIRRRAKLMVLNYPNNPIAAVADREFFVKTVAFARENNIIVAHDQAYSELAFDGYRPPSFLETAGAKDVGVEFNSLSKSFNMAGCRVGYIVGNREVIRPLAVIKSNIDYGIFLAVQEAAIVAMEHDIEHPGDNGNAARYRERRDTLLDGLAEAGWSIPKPKATMFVWARVPQGWTSETFAFTLLEKTGVVVIPGSAFGEQGEGYVRIALVQPPDVLRDVVQRVKESGIFSQ; this is encoded by the coding sequence ATGACAGAACAATGGATTCAACCATCAAGTCGTCTTGCTGGCTTAAGCTCGGCGATTTTTACAGAAATGAATCGGCGCAAGCGCGCGGTGGAGGCGTCCGGTACGCACGTAATTGATCTCGGCATTGGCAGTCCGGATCATCCACCCGCACCGTTTATTATGGATGCGCTTGCGCGTGCAGTGCAAAATCCGGCGAATTACGGATATCCAACATCAGAAGGCTCGCTTCGTTTTCGGACGACAGCCGCGAAGTGGTACAAGCACCGTTTTGATGTGGAGCTTGACCCCGAGCATGAAGTGCTATCGCTTATGGGATCGCAGGATGGACTGGCACATCTGGCGCAGGGTTTTATTGATCATGGTGATGTGGTACTTGTGCCGGACCCTGGCTATCCGATTTATTTTGCGAGTGTGTCGCTCGCAGGTGGAGAGATCTATCCGTTGCCGTTGAAAGAAGAGAATGGATTTCTTCCGGATTATACGCAGATTCCAGCAGAGATTCGCCGTCGGGCAAAGCTGATGGTACTTAATTATCCGAATAATCCGATCGCAGCGGTAGCCGATCGCGAATTTTTTGTGAAGACGGTCGCCTTTGCACGTGAGAACAACATTATTGTCGCGCACGATCAGGCATATTCGGAGCTGGCGTTTGATGGGTACCGTCCGCCTAGTTTTCTGGAAACAGCAGGAGCAAAAGATGTGGGCGTCGAATTTAATTCTTTGTCCAAAAGTTTTAATATGGCAGGATGTCGGGTAGGGTACATAGTAGGGAATCGAGAGGTAATCCGACCGCTGGCTGTGATCAAGTCTAACATTGACTACGGTATTTTCCTTGCTGTACAGGAAGCAGCGATTGTGGCAATGGAGCATGATATCGAGCATCCGGGCGATAACGGCAATGCCGCGCGCTATCGGGAACGCCGGGATACGCTTCTGGATGGGCTGGCCGAGGCTGGCTGGAGCATTCCGAAGCCAAAAGCAACGATGTTTGTCTGGGCTCGCGTACCGCAGGGGTGGACATCTGAGACGTTTGCCTTCACACTGCTGGAGAAAACAGGGGTAGTTGTCATTCCAGGGAGTGCATTTGGCGAACAGGGTGAAGGATACGTGCGAATTGCACTTGTGCAACCTCCAGATGTGCTGCGTGATGTTGTGCAGCGAGTGAAAGAGTCCGGTATATTTTCTCAATAG